The DNA segment ATAACCGACCCCTGCTCTCCACGTCGAATCGTCCCAGTCGGGGGTCCGCCGTCGGTACTCCCGCCTCCGCAGATACCGGATCCCCAACACACGCCTACAGAGTCCGGACCCCTACTCACTCGACTAGGTTGTCCCGAGACTCCCGCACGCACCGAGAACATCCTTCTCATGGCACCCCGCTCCCAAGGatccacatcccccccccaacATACCGCACACCATACTCTCAACCAATCTCTCCACCGTCCCGTCGCCGaaagctccctctctcctcccactccacaACATCCCACAATCCCGTCCCCcaccgtccgccccccccccggAAACTGCAGGTCCCTCCCCCGCTCAACGCTCTCCGCTCCCCACTCCCCACACTCCCGCATACGTCGCTCCTCCACAATGCACGACTCCCCGCAGAACCGACCAGCACCTACACTCCACACAACTTCGCTACGACCCCAAGCCCCCAGAAGCAGACGTCTTCACATCACCCACCGGACACTCAACCCATGGTCACCAACACAACCCAACTCCACActccccccctctatccatccaaaccgctctcctctccacctcccccgcgCTCTCCTCACACTCCCCCTGGCTCACCTTCATCTCCTCCGGTCATCAGATGTTCCTCTCCTCACCACTCTCTCACTCAgtgttctcctccctctctccccccggcTCGCTAGATATCTCCCACCAAACACATCCTCatacttcccccacccctcctctctcctcatccctcgtGCCGCTCTCCTCGCATCTCCTCTCCAAAAAGACATCCCTCCATCCCCGCCTCTCAACCGACTCCAACGCCACTCGCTTCCCCACAGATCTGTCTCCCCCTATACGGTCTCTCATCAACTCTCCCCTCACAAAACACCTATCTCATCACGCATCGGGAACACTCAATCCACGCACCCCCCCAGTCTAGATCACAGTCCATCAGAACCACACGAATCCCATAACATCGCACACgaatcccccccactcctcccccctgccGAACAGACCAAACACTCCCCTCATGGCGTCTTGTACCCCGCAAAGCCTttgaccatctctctctcgtcgccaAACACCTTCCCGAGCAAAGCAAGCTATTGCCCAACATCCACTCGTGCCCCACCTACCCTCTCTAATCCCCCCCTTCTAAAAGATACAAACAAGACTCCTCTCCCACTCAAGCAGTCCCCGCACTCCCACAAAAGGCCGGCAAAGGAGTTcagcgtctccctctcccctcggcaATCCAAATCCTCTTCAAGCACCGTATACATCCTTCTACATCCCTCCTCAATCCGGACTCTCCCCTCACCATTCACACTCCGCCTCCACCCAAGCTCTCCCTCTCCAGGATAGCCTTCCGACCCTCCAGCAGACCGCTCAAGCCTCCGCGctcctctctcccaacccctcaCAAGCCAACAGATCCCCCTCTCCCAAAGCCAACTCCACAAGGCCGCCCCACACCTCAAccacccgctctccctctcctgcagCTCCCCTCCCgacatccccacccccttcttctcacCATCTCCAGAACAGATTCACTGCTCCCCGATGTCtacctccctccccgctctcatCCCCGCTTCTCCACTCAGCCGCCACCTCCCCCGTCACAACAGCCCCCGACAGAGACCATCCCGTGTCGGAAGACCTGTCCGCAAGTCCCCCCTCATTACCTTCTCGAGAAATCACACCCGCACAAATCATAACAATCACCGAAATCCCCTAAACATGCATGTCGGACTCTAAACACTCTCTTCACCTCCCTGTGGACCTAACCCACAGAATAGAAGGAAATCCACCAACCCCAAATATCAGATCAGCACTCACCCTCAGAAGTAGTAACAACCGAGAACTGCACATTCCCgctctctccccgctccctccccccccaatctaCTCCCCATCGAAGCTCATCTCCATCCACCCCCTCGAACTCCCCCAGACCCTAGAATGCTCCCCCAAGCACAAATCGTCCCATAACCGCGACAAGAGAATGAGTCCCggtcccctcatcctcctcagaatttctccccccccactccctccctctcccacctcactCCTCGTCTATCCTCTCGGGTCCCAATCCCCACACATGATAACCCCGATCTAAAAAACCACCACTCTCAAACTCAGAGATATGAGGTTGcaaatcctctcccccctcccgctctctgtcctccctctcacctcacaCTCACAAGTCCagtcccctcccactctctcctccctccatccaacaACAGGCACAGACGGCTCTCCCACCTCTCCCGACTCCTCACAAacatcccatccccctcctctccaccccacggattccttacccccccctccccccccgctaaTCACTCCTCGCTCCCAGAgagtcctccccctctccccatactcCCCCCCGCCCACTCCTCCCCCGTCGACTCATCCTCTCAACTCTACGTCACATCAAGCCGAaaaatactccccccccctctcagtccctctcctCGCATCTCACATCTCTCTAAGTCTCAAAACTCATAGAGTCCACTATCACTCAATCAATCTCAGATCCTCTCCAAATACTCATCGAACGATAATCTGATCTCTCACACTCTTCAGATCTCaggcctctctctccatctccatcccatctctctcccctctctctcttctctctcatcgtctccctCACCGCTCACATCATTTTATCCCTCTACTCTCAAACAAAGctccctcctcatctcatctctctctcacattcccctCTCTAACTCGTTATATCTCttgtccccccctctcacctccctcctcgtctctctgccAAACTctcaccaccacacccccacagcACCCATCTCACTCACACCACCACGGTCACAtcgtcccctcactcctctcgcACATTCCTCTCTCGACTTCCCCACCTCACTCGACCACTCTACTCACTCCGGCCGGCACCCCCCCCCTATAACACGAAACATCCAACGTCTAAGTCAAGAAGAGAAAAATCTACTGCACACTCCTCagatctctcctctcccgtcgtcaccctctctctcttttcctctctctttccacaatcACGAGTACACTCAACTCATTCCGTTCATTTCGATctcactctcatttctctctctcctcatcgtgACGTCATCAGAGGATTTCGTCACTCTCACTTcaatcctctctactctctctcagaTACagatctctcgctcgctctcatcgctctctcctcacacactcactttcctcatcctcctcgtctcttttctctctctctttctcttcttctgtctgtctgtctctctcatctctctctttctctctctctctctcatctcttcggcCGCTCACTTCTGCTCGTCTCATCAGTCCATCCTCTCAGTTTCTTACCGTCCTCGACTCTCACAAGTCGAGTCTCATTCCGTGCGACTATCTCTCGACTGTCCATACAAAAATCCGGCCACATCTCCGTCAAcagctctctctcacttctcatctcACACATAtcatccattctctcctcccctctcgtacAACTCCACTCTTCGggtctcttccactcctctttaTCCCGCATCTCGCAAGTCACCCACGTTCTCATCTAACATCCCCCATTTTCTGTATCCCCATCGTCGGGTCACCGAACAAACcataatctttccctctctctctcttcactttctctgctctcatcctttctccacgtctctcctcatctcatccccCTGGCTATTATCTCTCAATTACTAATTAGGGGTAAGTACCAAACCAATAGTAGATACCGATCCGATATTAATAATTTTCTTACTATTCTTCTTACTTCTCCAGTCAACGAAATCGGCCTCCCGCGAAAAATACCcccaataaaacatatatattctctttgaATGAATCATTCTTGTAATTAAACCCATAAATACAACCAAACTTTCGAAATATTTCTGAATtacttttttttggtattttgatCACTTTTATCCCTATAAAACAGGCGACTGCTTATATATAGGGCATGTTGGCATAAATCTTTCCAGCATAGTCACTGTAAAATATCCCAAAACTCAGGAGGAGACGGTCATGGACGCGTCAAGATGCTATTTGGTGAAGGACGGGAAACAGGGAGGCATTTTCCGTCGATTATTTAGTAACGAATGAATGCTTATTTGTGGGAGCGTAGAAATTCACATCAgcattggggtgtgtgtgttgtggtggtggtgatgtataatataaatatagtataaatctatatcacctatatataataatataataatctatatacaatatacatataaccaaatatatctatatacatcaatatatttatataaatattatatatacacacatatatacatacaaaaatatataatatacacacatatataaaataaatatatatatacatataaaaataataaatatgtgtgatgtggtgtgtgtgtgtatggtgtggtgtgtgtgtgtgtgtgtgtgtattgtgtgtgtgtgcgagcgtgtgtgtataataagtaatgtgtgtgtatataaataaaaaactatcTCAAACTACCTACCCACACATTGgctaaccatacatacatataaatatatataaaaatctatacagATAACACAACACTCACTCCAAGCAATCAGTGTGTGACTAAATAAGTCCACACACATACTTTAATCACGCCAATATGGGGGGGGATTGTTACATGACACACTACACAGTTCACACCAGCACAAGGACACGActtcaacaaacaaacagacacacaacactgTATGATAGAGTCCAGAATCACTAGGACAATACACGCCCAGGAAGAGATACAGACACCATACgcgacacacaccacaccaccgcACAACACGacacgacacacacactaacaccaccCCCCCTAACACTGTAccacccccccgacccccccaacccccacccccccccccccccccccaccactaatCACATGACTACCACTATCACCTAaccatctatcacacacacacgacactcagacaaacacctcaaacacacaccccccccgcACACCCCActcacatacccccccacccccctcacccccccccaccatcccacaGCCCCCCCGCGCCACACACacgacacccccccctccccccccccccccccccacacacccacccccaccaatcaggccgacccccccccccccccccccacaaccccgcACACGCCACCCACTCCACAACCCAcagcacaccgacacacacacaccaccacacacacacatacccctacacgaacaaaaaaaaaaaacccacacagccacacacagcacaccccacccaccacacgacacacacacacacacgaaacacccacaccacactctatagtatatataatattatatatatatatgaaaatgtatatatatatacatacaccacatatggacagacacacaccacacaaaccaaacacgacacacacgcaccgtacgacacaacacccacacaacacaccacacccctatacacatccaaacacacacaaacaccaaaaacacacacacacacacatattccacacgacacacccacacacacaaatctatatattaataaatatatataagtaaaaataattaacacatagacacaccacaacacacataaataatacatatatatatatataatatataaataatataaataaatatatagcatatataatgtatatatatatatataataaatatgatatacacaatataataatatatataaatatataatatctatatatataaataagatatatatataatagtttaatTGTATGTCAGACAAGACAGGTATATAATAGACCTATGAAGGGAATAAAGTTAAGTAGCAGGGAATGAATTTATAAGAGTATATGTAAGAGATATTCTTATCAAAgtccatttatttttaaaattatctaaATATTAAGTACATACCTACGAAgctgtattgtatatacatacgtagcaagtgcgcgcgcgcgagcgttgtgatattttgtgtgtgtgtgtagtgagtatgttgtgtgtgtggtgtgtgtgtgtgtgtgtggtgtgtgtgtgtgtgtgtgtgagtgtgtatgtgtgtaatgtatgttgtgtgtgtgtagtgtgtggagAGCGAAGAATGGATCCGTAATActacagacagatagaataaTTAGAAGGGATAACTTATATATAGACTGATTTGACTTGACCCACAGACAAACCATGCATGCTGCTAGATAGCAAACTCACAGAACGAAAGCGATAGATGGCATAGGA comes from the Penaeus chinensis breed Huanghai No. 1 chromosome 32, ASM1920278v2, whole genome shotgun sequence genome and includes:
- the LOC125042428 gene encoding extensin-like — encoded protein: MTDSNSHPTPETPTLKPPSSPETLPLNTRPQSRQSQSSIESSSSPQSKTTHPAPLHGSGDQSHLSHEPITPESTHSPPTPQKQRRRHQRLKKSDRIPLPISALTESPARPHILHTPHPSPAGRSHSTPPPPLYLEPEHQSKLQHSTTLTSLPTPAPHNHSALRSHYSDTRIPPPLTHPPLNLALQPSPQRPSSTQSPEIPHNRPLLSTSNRPSRGSAVGTPASADTGSPTHAYRVRTPTHSTRLSRDSRTHREHPSHGTPLPRIHIPPPTYRTPYSQPISPPSRRRKLPLSSHSTTSHNPVPHRPPPPRKLQVPPPLNALRSPLPTLPHTSLLHNARLPAEPTSTYTPHNFATTPSPQKQTSSHHPPDTQPMVTNTTQLHTPPLYPSKPLSSPPPPRSPHTPPGSPSSPPVIRFPALPQKAGKGVQRLPLPSAIQILFKHRIHPSTSLLNPDSPLTIHTPPPPKLSLSRIAFRPSSRPLKPPRSSLPTPHKPTDPPLPKPTPQGRPTPQPPALPLLQLPSRHPHPLLLTISRTDSLLPDVYLPPRSHPRFSTQPPPPPSQQPPTETIPCRKTCPIEGNPPTPNIRSALTLRSSNNRELHIPALSPLPPPPIYSPSKLISIHPLELPQTLECSPKHKSSHNRDKRMSPGDCLYIGHVGINLSSIVTVKYPKTQEETVMDASRCYLPALTLSNDTTRMLAHTTEHNRYNYYDDTAPINQGTNKLKQKMIKKKSFLDPREHLKMAGFKFTTTIQRPVIKCAPNRPACASSPPLYLPNHPGPGSSDNSHRRGTHRVPHVHTEGRLNPFTRPNAPPALGL